One genomic region from Serinus canaria isolate serCan28SL12 chromosome 7, serCan2020, whole genome shotgun sequence encodes:
- the RND3 gene encoding rho-related GTP-binding protein RhoE, producing MKERRASQKLSSKAVMDPNQNVKCKIVVVGDSQCGKTALLHVFAKDCFPESYVPTVFENYTASFEIDTQRIELSLWDTSGSPYYDNVRPLSYPDSDAVLICFDISRPETLDSVLKKWKGEIQEFCPNTKMLLVGCKSDLRTDVSTLVELSNHRQTPVSYDQGANMAKQIGAATYIECSALQSENSVRDIFHVATLACVNKTNKNVKRNKSQRATKRISHMPGRPELSTVATDLRKDKAKSCTVM from the exons atgaaggaaagaagagcGAGCCAGAAGTTATCGAGCAAGGCGGTGATGGATCCCAACCAGAACGTGAAGTGCAAGATCGTGGTGGTGGGGGACAGCCAGTGCGGGAAGACGGCGCTGCTCCACGTCTTTGCCAAGGACTGCTTCCCCGAG AGCTACGTCCCCACCGTGTTCGAGAACTACACGGCCAGCTTCGAGATCGACACGCAGCGCATCGAGCTCAGCCTCTGGGACACCTCGG gcTCTCCCTACTACGACAACGTCCGCCCGCTCTCCTACCCCGACTCCGACGCTGTCCTGATCTGCTTTGACATCAGTCGGCCAGAAACCCTGGACAGTGTCCTAAAAAAG TGGAAAGGGGAGATCCAGGAGTTCTGCCCCAACACCAAGATGCTGCTGGTGGGCTGCAAGTCGGACCTGCGCACCGATGTCAGCACGCTGGTGGAGCTCTCCAACCACAGGCAGACCCCCGTGTCCTACGACCAG ggtGCAAATATGGCCAAACAGATTGGAGCAGCCACATACATCGAATGCTCAGCCTTACAGTCAGAAAACAGTGTCAGAGACATTTTTCACGTCGCCACCCTGGCTTGTgtgaacaaaacaaacaaaaatgtgaaaCGAAACAAATCTCAGAGGGCCACAAAGCGAATTTCACACATGCCTGGCAGGCCAGAACTGTCCACAGTGGCCACGGACTTGAGAAAGGACAAAGCCAAGAGTTGCACGGTGATgtga